Proteins from a genomic interval of Quercus robur chromosome 9, dhQueRobu3.1, whole genome shotgun sequence:
- the LOC126699414 gene encoding TMV resistance protein N-like isoform X1 has translation MSTQTDSSSSSSSSSSSLKYDVFLSFCRVDTCKNFTDHLYIALRQKGIITFRDDDEILEQGKYISSQLLKAIEESKYAIIVLSTNYASSRWCLVQLAKIVECIEETKLTVLPIFYHVDSSDVRNQTGTLAEAFEKHEKDPKINKEDVQAWKAALKEVGNISGWDLHDRHESIIIQEILERISSELNLIFQNTISKELVGIESRVMEMLDLYLVEGSGGVRFVGICGMGGMGKTTLAQEIYERISGSFEASSFIADVREKTKNHHLVSLQQQLLSNILKGSRKNISNVFEGINVIGNRLRNKKVLIVLDDVDGEEQLEALVGNHDWFGSGSRIIVTSRDSHLLRRRGMDDIYTVKGLNNNDALRLFSWRAFKKPYPEENYVDLSKDLVNYANGLPLALKVLGSLLFEKRIDEWKSALYKLKQKPDRNIVNILQISFDCLMDTQKDLFLDIACFFKGEKKDCIRDILESFGYYPNYNIDVLMDKSLITINREGTLLMHDLLQEMGQEIVRRESPEEPGRQSRLWVCEDVLHILKNNTGTEVVEGIMLNMPIEAKEHLSAEAFSKMQNLRLLKINNVKPPQGLNRGHVQLPQGLSYLSNKLCAIDWHGYPLKSMPTSFQPNKLVELRMHCSGIKKLWKGIMILNELKLIDLSDSQNLIEIPDLSGIPKLKQLILRRCTRLYTICASLGDLKQLIQLDLNGCKCLKSLPHKINLEALEIIDLGGCSRLKKFPEITGNMSRLSELCLSETVIKDLSLLLEHLTNLTKLDLRGCKNLSSLPNAICSLMSLKTLNLSGCSRLDKLPKNLGNVEGLEVLNVSGTGIRGLPSSIILLKNLQNLSFSGCDFLLSKPSNKLLNFPLLQRGPDAMGMLMHTLSSLSSLRYLNLSYCNLRAVPDVIGCLSSLTSLQLKGNNFVSLPKNIIQLSHLKTLYLCGCMDLRLLPELPLNIMYINADGCMSFETLPIRPEDDFRPCLSFRNCIKLIDSQGYDDMFLTMLRRYIQGAYLGYEFFLIPGSEIPKWFSHQSVGNSLNLQGPLDFMGIVVCAVFIFRKHCPLPTTPWGFTHYLHFSYYVMGSEISDSHGIIFYEQSGKMGSSHLLLKYFPFENFQGKSGNKLSQIDANGFSQIDVQIETEGPGLEVTKCGARLVYKQDIEDLKQTMAGSSRCSINPYEDDLDDSAKDTKIKRSCDDFHGDEAGPSGEATNSEVDIPHPRRIRLPNLIERFIPHLGNWIGISSTQEEGDSDCEEEKSQ, from the exons ATGTCCACTCAAACAgattcctcctcctcctcttcttcttcttcttcttctttgaaatACGATGTGTTCCTTAGTTTTTGCAGAGTTGACACCTGCAAGAATTTTACAGACCATCTATATATTGCTTTGAGACAAAAGGGTATTATCACCTTCAGGGATGATGATGAGATACTTGAGCAAGGAAAGTATATTTCTTCACAGCTCTTGAAAGCAATAGAAGAGTCCAAGTATGCAATCATCGTTCTCTCAACAAACTATGCTTCTTCAAGGTGGTGCTTGGTTCAACTAGCTAAGATTGTTGAATGCATAGAAGAGACCAAGTTGACAGTTTTGCCCATCTTTTACCATGTTGATTCCTCTGATGTACGAAACCAGACAGGTACTCTTGCTGAAGCCTTTGAGAAGCATGAAAAAGATCCCAAGATTAACAAAGAGGATGTGCAAGCATGGAAAGCTGCTTTGAAAGAAGTGGGCAATATCTCTGGATGGGATTTACATGATAG GCATGAATCAATAATTATCCAAGAGATCCTTGAAAGGATATCTAGTGAATTGAATCTTATATTTCAAAATACCATTTCCAAGGAACTTGTTGGAATAGAATCCCGTGTGATGGAAATGTTGGATTTATATTTAGTTGAAGGGTCGGGTGGTGTTCGCTTTGTTGGGATTTGCGGGATGGGTGGAATGGGTAAAACAACTCTTGCACAAGAAATTTATGAAAGAATTTCAGGCAGCTTTGAAGCTAGCAGCTTTATAGCTGATGTaagagaaaaaactaaaaatcatcaTCTAGTTTCTTTACAACAACAACTTCTTTCTAACATCCTTAAGGGAAGTAGAAAAAATATATCGAATGTTTTTGAGGGGATCAATGTTATAGGGAATAGACTACGTAATAAAAAGGTTCTTattgttcttgatgatgtggatgGAGAAGAACAACTAGAAGCATTAGTTGGGAACCATGATTGGTTTGGTTCAGGGAGTAGAATAATTGTAACAAGTAGGGATAGCCACTTGTTGAGAAGACGTGGTATGGATGATATATATACAGTCAAGGGATTGAATAACAACGATGCTTTGCGGCTTTTTAGTTGGAGGGCTTTCAAGAAACCCTATCCTGAAGAAAATTATGTGGATTTGTCTAAGGACTTGGTGAATTATGCCAATGGCCTTCCTTTGGCTCTTAAAGTTTTAGGTTCTTTGTTGTTTGAAAAAAGAATAGATGAATGGAAAAGTGCCTTAtataaactaaaacaaaaacctGATAGAAACATTGTAAATATACTTCAAATAAGTTTCGATTGTCTGATGGATACCCAAAAAGATTTGTTTTTggatattgcatgttttttcAAAGGAGAGAAGAAAGACTGCATAAGAGATATACTAGAAAGTTTTGGATACTATCCAAACTACAATATTGATGTTCTTATGGACAAATCGCTCATAACCATTAATAGAGAGGGAACTTTGTTGATGCATGATTTGCTACAAGAAATGGGTCAAGAAATTGTTCGTCGTGAATCCCCTGAAGAGCCCGGTCGTCAAAGTAGGTTATGGGTTTGTGAGGATGTCCTtcatatattgaaaaataatact GGAACAGAGGTTGTTGAAGGCATAATGCTAAACATGCCTATTGAAGCAAAGGAACACTTGAGTGCTGAAGCCTTTTCAAAGATGCAAAATTTGAGATTGCTTAAAATTAATAATGTGAAACCTCCACAAGGCCTTAATAGAGGTCATGTCCAACTTCCACAAGGCCTCAGTTATCTTTCTAACAAGTTATGTGCTATAGATTGGCATGGATATCCCTTAAAATCTATGCCAACCAGTTTCCAGCCAAACAAACTTGTTGAATTGAGAATGCATTGCAGCGGCATCAAAAAACTATGGAAAGGAATCATG ATTTTAAACGAGTTAAAACTCATTGACTTGAGTGACTCTCAAAATTTGATTGAGATCCCGGACCTTAGTGGAATCCCAAAGCTTAAGCAACTAATTCTTCGACGTTGTACAAGGCTATATACGATTTGTGCATCTCTTGGAGATCTCAAACAGCTTATTCAACTGGATTTGAATGGTTGCAAGTGTCTCAAAAGCCTTCCTCACAAGATCAACTTGGAAGCTCTTGAAATTATTGATCTTGGCGGTTGTTCAAGGCTAAAGAAATTTCCGGAGATTACAGGAAATATGTCACGATTGTCAGAACTTTGTTTGAGTGAGACTGTTATAAAGGATCTGTCATTATTATTGGAACATTTAACCAACCTTACTAAATTGGATCTAAGAGGGTGCAAAAACCTTTCAAGTCTTCCTAATGCAATATGTAGTTTGATGTCTCTAAAAACTCTTAATTTATCTGGCTGTTCAAGACTTGACAAATTGCCAAAGAACTTGGGAAATGTTGAGGGCCTAGAGGTGTTAAATGTGAGTGGAACTGGTATAAGAGGGCTACCTTCATCCatcattctcttaaaaaatcTCCAAAATCTATCTTTTAGTGGATGTGATTTTCTATTATCTAAACCATCCAATAAGCTCCTCAATTTTCCTCTATTGCAAAGGGGCCCAGATGCCATGGGCATGTTAATGCATACTTTATCAAGCTTATCCTCTTTGAGATATCTTAATCTAAGCTATTGCAATCTTCGGGCAGTCCCTGATGTTATTGGCTGTTTGTCCTCTTTAACTTCTTTACAGCTAAAGGGAAATAATTTCGTTAGTCTTCCtaaaaatatcattcaattaTCTCATCTGAAAACTCTTTATTTGTGTGGTTGCATGGATCTTCGATTGTTGCCCGAGCTTCCATTGAATATTATGTATATTAATGCTGATGGTTGTATGTCATTCGAAACATTACCCATAAGACCAGAAGATGATTTTCGTCCTTGTCTCTCTTTTCGTAACTGCATCAAATTGATCGACAGTCAAGGTTACGATGACATGTTCTTAACAATGCTAAGACGTTACattcag GGAGCATATTTGGGTtatgaattttttcttattcCTGGAAGTGAAATTCCGAAATGGTTTAGCCATCAAAGTGTGGGGAATTCACTTAATCTGCAAGGGCCTTTAGATTTTATGGGAATTGTTGTGTGTGCTGTTTTTATATTTCGCAAGCATTGTCCGCTTCCCACAACCCCTTGGGGATTTACACATTATCTTCATTTTTCCTATTATGTTATGGGATCTGAAATTTCTGATAGCCATGGCATTATTTTTTACGAACAATCTGGTAAGATGGGTTCATCTCACcttttgttgaaatattttcccttcGAGAATTTCCAAGGGAAATCAGGCAACAAATTGAGTCAAATCGATGCTAATGGATTTAGTCAAATTGATGTTCAAATTGAAACTGAAGGTCCAGGCTTGGAGGTGACGAAATGTGGGGCCCGTTTGGTATACAAGCAAGACATTGAAGATCTCAAACAAACTATGGCTGGGAGCAGCAGGTGCAGCATCAATCCTTATGAGGATGATCTTGATGATTCagcaaaagatacaaaaattaAGCGCAGTTGTGATGACTTTCATGGGGATGAGGCTGGACCTAGTGGAGAAGCTACCAATAGTGAAGTAGACATACCACACCCAAGGAGGATACGGCTTCCTAATCTAATTGAAAGATTCATTCCACATTTGGGAAATTGGATTGGGATCTCAAGCACACAAGAAGAAGGTGACTCTGATTGTGAGGAAGAGAAATCCCAATAA
- the LOC126699414 gene encoding TMV resistance protein N-like isoform X2, producing MSTQTDSSSSSSSSSSSLKYDVFLSFCRVDTCKNFTDHLYIALRQKGIITFRDDDEILEQGKYISSQLLKAIEESKYAIIVLSTNYASSRWCLVQLAKIVECIEETKLTVLPIFYHVDSSDVRNQTGTLAEAFEKHEKDPKINKEDVQAWKAALKEVGNISGWDLHDRHESIIIQEILERISSELNLIFQNTISKELVGIESRVMEMLDLYLVEGSGGVRFVGICGMGGMGKTTLAQEIYERISGSFEASSFIADVREKTKNHHLVSLQQQLLSNILKGSRKNISNVFEGINVIGNRLRNKKVLIVLDDVDGEEQLEALVGNHDWFGSGSRIIVTSRDSHLLRRRGMDDIYTVKGLNNNDALRLFSWRAFKKPYPEENYVDLSKDLVNYANGLPLALKVLGSLLFEKRIDEWKSALYKLKQKPDRNIVNILQISFDCLMDTQKDLFLDIACFFKGEKKDCIRDILESFGYYPNYNIDVLMDKSLITINREGTLLMHDLLQEMGQEIVRRESPEEPGRQSRLWVCEDVLHILKNNTGTEVVEGIMLNMPIEAKEHLSAEAFSKMQNLRLLKINNVKPPQGLNRGHVQLPQGLSYLSNKLCAIDWHGYPLKSMPTSFQPNKLVELRMHCSGIKKLWKGIMILNELKLIDLSDSQNLIEIPDLSGIPKLKQLILRRCTRLYTICASLGDLKQLIQLDLNGCKCLKSLPHKINLEALEIIDLGGCSRLKKFPEITGNMSRLSELCLSETVIKDLSLLLEHLTNLTKLDLRGCKNLSSLPNAICSLMSLKTLNLSGCSRLDKLPKNLGNVEGLEVLNVSGTGIRGLPSSIILLKNLQNLSFSGCDFLLSKPSNKLLNFPLLQRGPDAMGMLMHTLSSLSSLRYLNLSYCNLRAVPDVIGCLSSLTSLQLKGNNFVSLPKNIIQLSHLKTLYLCGCMDLRLLPELPLNIMYINADGCMSFETLPIRPEDDFRPCLSFRNCIKLIDSQGYDDMFLTMLRRYIQGAYLGYEFFLIPGSEIPKWFSHQSVGNSLNLQGPLDFMGIVVCAVFIFRKHCPLPTTPWGFTHYLHFSYYVMGSEISDSHGIIFYEQSGPGLEVTKCGARLVYKQDIEDLKQTMAGSSRCSINPYEDDLDDSAKDTKIKRSCDDFHGDEAGPSGEATNSEVDIPHPRRIRLPNLIERFIPHLGNWIGISSTQEEGDSDCEEEKSQ from the exons ATGTCCACTCAAACAgattcctcctcctcctcttcttcttcttcttcttctttgaaatACGATGTGTTCCTTAGTTTTTGCAGAGTTGACACCTGCAAGAATTTTACAGACCATCTATATATTGCTTTGAGACAAAAGGGTATTATCACCTTCAGGGATGATGATGAGATACTTGAGCAAGGAAAGTATATTTCTTCACAGCTCTTGAAAGCAATAGAAGAGTCCAAGTATGCAATCATCGTTCTCTCAACAAACTATGCTTCTTCAAGGTGGTGCTTGGTTCAACTAGCTAAGATTGTTGAATGCATAGAAGAGACCAAGTTGACAGTTTTGCCCATCTTTTACCATGTTGATTCCTCTGATGTACGAAACCAGACAGGTACTCTTGCTGAAGCCTTTGAGAAGCATGAAAAAGATCCCAAGATTAACAAAGAGGATGTGCAAGCATGGAAAGCTGCTTTGAAAGAAGTGGGCAATATCTCTGGATGGGATTTACATGATAG GCATGAATCAATAATTATCCAAGAGATCCTTGAAAGGATATCTAGTGAATTGAATCTTATATTTCAAAATACCATTTCCAAGGAACTTGTTGGAATAGAATCCCGTGTGATGGAAATGTTGGATTTATATTTAGTTGAAGGGTCGGGTGGTGTTCGCTTTGTTGGGATTTGCGGGATGGGTGGAATGGGTAAAACAACTCTTGCACAAGAAATTTATGAAAGAATTTCAGGCAGCTTTGAAGCTAGCAGCTTTATAGCTGATGTaagagaaaaaactaaaaatcatcaTCTAGTTTCTTTACAACAACAACTTCTTTCTAACATCCTTAAGGGAAGTAGAAAAAATATATCGAATGTTTTTGAGGGGATCAATGTTATAGGGAATAGACTACGTAATAAAAAGGTTCTTattgttcttgatgatgtggatgGAGAAGAACAACTAGAAGCATTAGTTGGGAACCATGATTGGTTTGGTTCAGGGAGTAGAATAATTGTAACAAGTAGGGATAGCCACTTGTTGAGAAGACGTGGTATGGATGATATATATACAGTCAAGGGATTGAATAACAACGATGCTTTGCGGCTTTTTAGTTGGAGGGCTTTCAAGAAACCCTATCCTGAAGAAAATTATGTGGATTTGTCTAAGGACTTGGTGAATTATGCCAATGGCCTTCCTTTGGCTCTTAAAGTTTTAGGTTCTTTGTTGTTTGAAAAAAGAATAGATGAATGGAAAAGTGCCTTAtataaactaaaacaaaaacctGATAGAAACATTGTAAATATACTTCAAATAAGTTTCGATTGTCTGATGGATACCCAAAAAGATTTGTTTTTggatattgcatgttttttcAAAGGAGAGAAGAAAGACTGCATAAGAGATATACTAGAAAGTTTTGGATACTATCCAAACTACAATATTGATGTTCTTATGGACAAATCGCTCATAACCATTAATAGAGAGGGAACTTTGTTGATGCATGATTTGCTACAAGAAATGGGTCAAGAAATTGTTCGTCGTGAATCCCCTGAAGAGCCCGGTCGTCAAAGTAGGTTATGGGTTTGTGAGGATGTCCTtcatatattgaaaaataatact GGAACAGAGGTTGTTGAAGGCATAATGCTAAACATGCCTATTGAAGCAAAGGAACACTTGAGTGCTGAAGCCTTTTCAAAGATGCAAAATTTGAGATTGCTTAAAATTAATAATGTGAAACCTCCACAAGGCCTTAATAGAGGTCATGTCCAACTTCCACAAGGCCTCAGTTATCTTTCTAACAAGTTATGTGCTATAGATTGGCATGGATATCCCTTAAAATCTATGCCAACCAGTTTCCAGCCAAACAAACTTGTTGAATTGAGAATGCATTGCAGCGGCATCAAAAAACTATGGAAAGGAATCATG ATTTTAAACGAGTTAAAACTCATTGACTTGAGTGACTCTCAAAATTTGATTGAGATCCCGGACCTTAGTGGAATCCCAAAGCTTAAGCAACTAATTCTTCGACGTTGTACAAGGCTATATACGATTTGTGCATCTCTTGGAGATCTCAAACAGCTTATTCAACTGGATTTGAATGGTTGCAAGTGTCTCAAAAGCCTTCCTCACAAGATCAACTTGGAAGCTCTTGAAATTATTGATCTTGGCGGTTGTTCAAGGCTAAAGAAATTTCCGGAGATTACAGGAAATATGTCACGATTGTCAGAACTTTGTTTGAGTGAGACTGTTATAAAGGATCTGTCATTATTATTGGAACATTTAACCAACCTTACTAAATTGGATCTAAGAGGGTGCAAAAACCTTTCAAGTCTTCCTAATGCAATATGTAGTTTGATGTCTCTAAAAACTCTTAATTTATCTGGCTGTTCAAGACTTGACAAATTGCCAAAGAACTTGGGAAATGTTGAGGGCCTAGAGGTGTTAAATGTGAGTGGAACTGGTATAAGAGGGCTACCTTCATCCatcattctcttaaaaaatcTCCAAAATCTATCTTTTAGTGGATGTGATTTTCTATTATCTAAACCATCCAATAAGCTCCTCAATTTTCCTCTATTGCAAAGGGGCCCAGATGCCATGGGCATGTTAATGCATACTTTATCAAGCTTATCCTCTTTGAGATATCTTAATCTAAGCTATTGCAATCTTCGGGCAGTCCCTGATGTTATTGGCTGTTTGTCCTCTTTAACTTCTTTACAGCTAAAGGGAAATAATTTCGTTAGTCTTCCtaaaaatatcattcaattaTCTCATCTGAAAACTCTTTATTTGTGTGGTTGCATGGATCTTCGATTGTTGCCCGAGCTTCCATTGAATATTATGTATATTAATGCTGATGGTTGTATGTCATTCGAAACATTACCCATAAGACCAGAAGATGATTTTCGTCCTTGTCTCTCTTTTCGTAACTGCATCAAATTGATCGACAGTCAAGGTTACGATGACATGTTCTTAACAATGCTAAGACGTTACattcag GGAGCATATTTGGGTtatgaattttttcttattcCTGGAAGTGAAATTCCGAAATGGTTTAGCCATCAAAGTGTGGGGAATTCACTTAATCTGCAAGGGCCTTTAGATTTTATGGGAATTGTTGTGTGTGCTGTTTTTATATTTCGCAAGCATTGTCCGCTTCCCACAACCCCTTGGGGATTTACACATTATCTTCATTTTTCCTATTATGTTATGGGATCTGAAATTTCTGATAGCCATGGCATTATTTTTTACGAACAATCTG GTCCAGGCTTGGAGGTGACGAAATGTGGGGCCCGTTTGGTATACAAGCAAGACATTGAAGATCTCAAACAAACTATGGCTGGGAGCAGCAGGTGCAGCATCAATCCTTATGAGGATGATCTTGATGATTCagcaaaagatacaaaaattaAGCGCAGTTGTGATGACTTTCATGGGGATGAGGCTGGACCTAGTGGAGAAGCTACCAATAGTGAAGTAGACATACCACACCCAAGGAGGATACGGCTTCCTAATCTAATTGAAAGATTCATTCCACATTTGGGAAATTGGATTGGGATCTCAAGCACACAAGAAGAAGGTGACTCTGATTGTGAGGAAGAGAAATCCCAATAA